One Scomber scombrus chromosome 4, fScoSco1.1, whole genome shotgun sequence genomic region harbors:
- the LOC133978895 gene encoding phosphatidylinositol transfer protein beta isoform isoform X2: MVLIKEYRVVLPCSVEEYQVGQLFSVAEASKNETGGGEGIEVLKNEPYEKDGEKGQYTHKIYHLKSKVPGFVKMLAPEGSLVFHEKAWNAYPYCRTIVTNEYMKDNFFIKIETWHKPDVGTQENVHKLDRPTWQDVTVVPIDIADRSVSSADYKPDEDPAIFKSVKTGRGPLGPNWKRELASKTDCPKMCAYKLVTVKFKWWGLQTKVENFIHEQEKRIFTNFHRQLFCWIDKWVELTMEDIRRMEEETQRELDEMRKKGSVRGTKAAEE; the protein is encoded by the exons TATCAAGTGGGACAGCTGTTCTCAGTGGCTGAAGCAAGTAAAAATGAGACGGGTGGCGGTGAGGGCATTGAGGTACTCAAGAATGAGCCCTAtgaaaaagatggagagaaaggacAGTATACACACAAAATCTACCACCTGAAGAG TAAAGTCCCAGGGTTTGTCAAGATGTTAGCCCCCGAAGGCTCCTTGGTATTTCATGAAAAAGCCTGGAACGCCTACCCTTACTGCAGAACCA TTGTGACG AATGAGTATATGAAAGACAATTTCTTCATTAAGATTGAGACGTGGCATAAACCAGACGTTGGAACACAAGAAAAT GTGCACAAACTAGACAGGCCCACATGGCAGGATGTCACTGTTGTACCCATTGACATTGCAGACAGAAGTGTGTCCTCTGCT GACTACAAGCCAGATGAAGACCCCGCCATATTCAAGTCAGTGAAGACCGGCAGAGGACCCCTGGGTCCCAATTGGAAG AGAGAGCTAGCGAGTAAGACTGACTGCCCAAAGATGTGTGCCTACAAACTGGTCACAGTCAAGTTCAAGTGGTGGGGTCTGCAGACCAAAGTGGAAAACTTCATCCATGAG CAAGAAAAGAGGATCTTCACTAACTTTCACCGTCAGCTTTTCTGTTGGATTGATAAGTGGGTGGAGCTGACTATGGAGGACATCCGACGGATGGAGgaagagacacagagggagCTGGATGAG ATGCGTAAGAAGGGCTCTGTGCGTGGCACAAAGGCTGCAGAGGAGTAG
- the LOC133978895 gene encoding phosphatidylinositol transfer protein beta isoform isoform X1 yields MVLIKEYRVVLPCSVEEYQVGQLFSVAEASKNETGGGEGIEVLKNEPYEKDGEKGQYTHKIYHLKSKVPGFVKMLAPEGSLVFHEKAWNAYPYCRTIVTNEYMKDNFFIKIETWHKPDVGTQENVHKLDRPTWQDVTVVPIDIADRSVSSADYKPDEDPAIFKSVKTGRGPLGPNWKRELASKTDCPKMCAYKLVTVKFKWWGLQTKVENFIHEQEKRIFTNFHRQLFCWIDKWVELTMEDIRRMEEETQRELDELRKRGEVRGTSAADE; encoded by the exons TATCAAGTGGGACAGCTGTTCTCAGTGGCTGAAGCAAGTAAAAATGAGACGGGTGGCGGTGAGGGCATTGAGGTACTCAAGAATGAGCCCTAtgaaaaagatggagagaaaggacAGTATACACACAAAATCTACCACCTGAAGAG TAAAGTCCCAGGGTTTGTCAAGATGTTAGCCCCCGAAGGCTCCTTGGTATTTCATGAAAAAGCCTGGAACGCCTACCCTTACTGCAGAACCA TTGTGACG AATGAGTATATGAAAGACAATTTCTTCATTAAGATTGAGACGTGGCATAAACCAGACGTTGGAACACAAGAAAAT GTGCACAAACTAGACAGGCCCACATGGCAGGATGTCACTGTTGTACCCATTGACATTGCAGACAGAAGTGTGTCCTCTGCT GACTACAAGCCAGATGAAGACCCCGCCATATTCAAGTCAGTGAAGACCGGCAGAGGACCCCTGGGTCCCAATTGGAAG AGAGAGCTAGCGAGTAAGACTGACTGCCCAAAGATGTGTGCCTACAAACTGGTCACAGTCAAGTTCAAGTGGTGGGGTCTGCAGACCAAAGTGGAAAACTTCATCCATGAG CAAGAAAAGAGGATCTTCACTAACTTTCACCGTCAGCTTTTCTGTTGGATTGATAAGTGGGTGGAGCTGACTATGGAGGACATCCGACGGATGGAGgaagagacacagagggagCTGGATGAG CTCCGCAAACGGGGTGAAGTACGAGGAACCAGTGCTGCAGACGAATGA